The Prunus persica cultivar Lovell chromosome G8, Prunus_persica_NCBIv2, whole genome shotgun sequence genome includes a region encoding these proteins:
- the LOC109950812 gene encoding uncharacterized protein LOC109950812: MVGPSSSGGDLRTPQFDGANYDFWAVKMETILIAHDLWDVVEVGVQPQPVLEEEETLEVKEVRLSKFQIEKTAKEAWDTLRREFRGDKKIRAVKLQAVRADFEYMRMTDGESFDSNLARFFGTVNNLKSLELKRSLHLSKSMIKREGLQDERDKLAGTKRAFSSLKVGNNQVHGTHKGSQSRPNQKWKGQDKRGSNWSQNGSLNNNNGSSWNNSAGGNWNNSFNSQNKQGSISQGSVKPQCQVCQKYHFGVCRNKGPRCGKCNRFVHTAKDCEGHSHKQVANYAKEEEVTTRTMFYACHSASLQDKSVWFADSACRNHMTSQESVLLNIDRTVTCKVKMGTGDLVQATGKGTLVVETKHGRRYIHEVLLVPGLDENLLSVGQMMEHGYYVLFGGNMVVIFVDGSLNNVVAKVVMEGNRCFPLSLESMTPAATKASVIEDSWIWHRRLGHLNFVSMKKMQRMEMVTGLPEFLHSNEYSNWIECRGFLLHPSSQKFKAFVELQSGFSLKKLRSDRGGEYTSHEFQDFCASMGMERQLTIAYSPQQNGVAERRNRTICEMARSMMTEKGIPVNFWAEAKFDDKARKGVFMGYGSCEKGYRVYDLQSKKIVLSRSFDNGGSSHSNTNVDVSYGNNSQAFTPSSTPVKLRTLEDIYARCHMCIIEPENYQEAAGDLAWQEAMNVELEMIEKNNTWELKHKARLVAKGYAQKPGIDYNETFAPVARLDTIRTLIALAAQKGWKLFQLDVKLAFLNDVLDKEVYVEQPEGFELKNAGHKVYKLRKALYGFKQAPRAYERMLTGFKREKMQRYEMSDLGLLHHFLGMGIPQTDQGVFIHQSKYAKSLLVKFGLEDCKPVSISLPTGKRLKKVDGSELADEGLYRKIVGSLLYLTGTRPDLMYAASLLSRFMTSPTKKHMGVARRIGQAVRIRSTSGYAFSFGRGAFSWASVKQNTVALSTAEAEYVSAAEATTQAIWLRFVLDDFGEMQTEATPLFCDNMLAISMAKNPVFHQRTRHINRRYHFIREALQQGVINMQFRRSEE; the protein is encoded by the exons ATGGTGGGACCAAGTTCTTCAGGTGGAGATTTACGAACTCCACAATTTGATGGTGCAAACTATGATTTTTGGGCTGTCAAAATGGAGACCATCCTCATAGCACATGATCTATGGGATGTAGTTGAGGTCGGAGTACAACCTCAGCCAGTTCTTGAGGAGGAAGAAACTCTGGAGGTGAAGGAAGTGAGGCTGAGCAAGTTCCA AATTGAAAAGACTGCAAAAGAAGCTTGGGATACTCTGAGAAGAGAGTTCAGAGGAGATAAAAAGATAAGAGCAGTAAAACTTCAAGCAGTTAGAGCAGATTTTGAGTATATGAGAATGACTGATGGTGAAAGCTTTGATAGTAATTTGGCTAGATTTTTTGGAACTGTGAATAATCTGAAATCTCTTG AGTTGAAGAGGTCATTGCATCTGTCAAAGTCTATGATAAAAAGGGAGGGCTTGCAAGATGAAAGAGATAAATTGGCTGGGACTAAGAGAGCTTTCAGTAGCCTCAAGGTTGGAAATAACCAAGTCCATGGTACTCATAAGGGCTCACAAAGTAGACCAAATCAAAAGTGGAAGGGACAAGACAAAAGGGGATCAAATTGGTCTCAAAATGGAAGCTTGAACAACAATAATGGCTCAAGCTGGAATAATAGTGCTGGAGGAAATTGGAACAATAGCTTCAATTCACAAAACAAGCAAGGTAGTATCAGTCAAGGAAGTGTGAAACCACAGTGCCAAGTATGTCAGAAGTATCATTTTGGTGTGTGCAGGAACAAAGGACCTAGATGTGGAAAATGCAATAGGTTTGTTCATACTGCAAAGGACTGTGAAGGTCATAGTCACAAACAAGTAGCCAACTAtgcaaaggaagaagaagtaaCCACAAGAACTATGTTCTATGCTTGTCACTCTGCAAGTTTGCAAGATAAAAGTGTATGGTTTGCGGACAGCGCCTGCAGAAACCACATGACCTCTCAAGAGTCTGTGTTACTAAATATTGATAGGACCGTGACTTGCAAAGTTAAAATGGGCACTGGAGATCTTGTACAAGCAACTGGAAAAGGCACTCTAGTGGTTGAAACTAAGCATGGGAGAAGGTATATACATGAAGTGTTGCTTGTTCCGGGCCTGGATGAGAATCTATTGAGTGTAGGCCAAATGATGGAGCATGGTTACTATGTCCTATTTGGGGGTAACATGGTAGTTATCTTTGTTGATGGCAGCCTCAACAATGTTGTAGCAAAAGTGGTCATGGAAGGAAATCGATGTTTCCCTCTCTCACTAGAATCTATGACACCTGCAGCAACGAAGGCATCAGTGATTGAAGACTCTTGGATCTGGCATAGAAGACTTGgacatttgaattttgttagCATGAAAAAGATGCAGCGGATGGAAATGGTGACTGGACTACCTGAGTTCCTCCACTCCAATGAGTACTCAAACTGGATCGAATGCAGGGGTTTCCTATTGCATCCTTCTTCGCAA aaattcaaagcCTTTGTTGAATTGCAAAGTGGATTTAGTTTGAAAAAGCTAAGGAGTGATAGAGGTGGTGAATATACCTCACATGAATTTCAAGATTTTTGTGCAAGCATGGGAATGGAGAGGCAACTAACCATTGCCTACTctcctcagcaaaatggagtTGCTGAGAGGAGAAATAGAACAATCTGTGAGATGGCAAGATCCATGATGACAGAGAAAGGAATTCCAGTGAATttttgggcagaagct AAATTTGATGACAAGGCTAGAAAGGGAGTCTTTATGGGGTATGGAAGCTGTGAAAAGGGTTATAGAGTGTATGACCTGCAATCTAAGAAGATTGTGCTCTCAAGGAGT TTTGATAATGGTGGAAGCTCTCACTCAAACACAAATGTTGATGTTTCATATGGAAATAACAGTCAAGCTTTTACACCTAGCTCTACTCCAGTGAAGTTGAGAACTCTGGAAGATATATATGCGAGATGTCACATGTGTATCATAGAACCAGAGAACTATCAAGAAGCAGCTGGTGATTTAGCTTGGCAAGAAGCTATGAATGTAGAGTTGGAAATGATAGAGAAAAACAATACTTGGGAATTG AAACACAAAGCTAGGCTTGTAGCAAAAGGGTATGCACAGAAACCAGGGATTGACTACAATGAAACCTTCGCACCAGTGGCAAGGTTAGATACAATTCGAACTCTTATTGCACTTGCAGCACAAAAGGGTTGGAAACTATTTCAGCTTGATGTTAAGTTAGCATTCCTAAATGATGTGCTCGATAAGGAAGTATATGTAGAACAGCCCGAAGGTTTTGAACTGAAAAATGCGGGTCACAAGGTTTACAAGTTAAGAAAAGCCTTGTATGGATTTAAGCAGGCTCCTAGAGCCTA TGAGAGGATGCTTACTGGATTTAAAAGGGAGAAGATGCAGAGATATGAAATGTCAGATCTTGGACTCCTTCATCACTTCTTGGGCATGGGAATACCACAAACTGATCAAGGGGTTTTCATTCATCAAAGCAAGTATGCCAAATCCTTGCTTGTGAAGTTTGGGCTTGAAGACTGCAAACCAGTATCCATTTCATTGCCTACTGGTAAGAGACTCAAGAAAGTGGATGGGAGTGAGTTAGCTGATGAAGGACTCTACAGGAAAATAGTAGGAAGTCTACTGTACTTAACAGGAACAAGACCTGATTTAATGTATGCTGCCAGTTTGCTGTCAAGGTTTATGACTAGTCCTACAAAGAAGCATATGGGAGTTGCAAGAAGG ATTGGGCAGGCAGTGAGGATCAGAAGCACATCTGGCTATGCATTTAGCTTTGGAAGGGGAGCATTCTCTTGGGCCTCTGTGAAACAAAACACAGTGGCACTATCAACAGCTGAAGCTGAGTATGTCTCAGCAGCTGAGGCAACAACACAGGCTATTTGGTTAAGGTTtgttcttgatgattttggtgaAATGCAAACTGAGGCAACACCTCTGTTTTGTGACAATATGTTAGCAATTTCGATGGCCAAGAACCCAGTGTTTCATCAAAGAACTAGGCACATAAACAGAAGGTATCATTTCATAAGAGAAGCTTTGCAACAAGGTGTGATCAACATGCAATTCCGCAGAAGTGAAGAATAG
- the LOC18787965 gene encoding exocyst complex component SEC5A: MASDSDLDEDDLLQMALKEQAQRDVNYKKPPSSNSRTAPVANYVQQPQPPPSQQPRKAAASPSPKNNTTTRSNANNPKRRVVDDDEESDVDMLSISSGDEDSTARDQQRVRFRGGGAASAATARAGARDDDDPWDGGEPGCWKHVDEAELARRVREMRETRTAPVAQKVERKVSSAGLVRKGLNNLQSFPRGMECIDPLGLGIIDNKTLRLITESSDYSPSKDDKLDNNLREKLLYFSEKFDAKLFISRIHQDTAAAELEAGALALKSDLKGRTLQRKQLVKDNFDCFVSCKTTIDDIESKLKRIEEDPEGSGTSHLFNCMQGVSSLANRAFQPLFERQAQAEKIRSVQGMLQRFRTLFNLPSTIRGSISKGEYDLAVREYKKAKSIALPSHVGILKRVLEEVEKVMHEFKGMLYKSMEDPQIDLTNVENTVRLLLELEPESDPVWHYLNIQNNRIRGLLEKCTLDHETRMETLHNELRERAVSDARWRQIQGDINQSSDVNYSLTLGDNHLPVDSLPVDLTGEEVDALRGRYIRRLTAVLIYHIPAFWKVALSVFSGKFAKSSQVSTESNASTPANKTDEKVGDGKYSTHSLDEVVGMIQITLTAYADKVRTTFHDLEESNILQPYMSDAITEISKACEAFQAKESAPSIAVTAIRTLQSEITKIYILRLCSWMRASTADISKDETWVPVSVLERNKSPYTISFLPLAFRNVMTSAMDQIKLMVQSLRSEATRSEEVYKQLQEIQDSVRLAFLNCILDFAGHLERIGSGLAQNKSSKGSSLVHNGYSPNLEEKLMSDLPGSFGPHQQLLIVLSNVGYCKEELSYELYNNYKHIWLQSREREEDDSDIQDLVMSFSVLEEKVLEQYTFAKANLIRTAAFNYLLDSGVQWGAAPALKGVRDAAVELLHTLVAVHAEVFSGAKPLLDKTLGILVEGLIDTFISLFHENQAKELRSLDANGFCQLMLELEYFETILNPYFTSAARESLKSLQGILLDKATESVTENVENPGHNRRATRGSEDAVSDDRQQGTSVSPDDLIALAQQYSSELLQAELERTQINTACFVESIPLDSVPESAKRAYASFRGSLDSPSRNYKGNTGSPSYSRNRRR, encoded by the exons ATGGCAAGCGACAGCGACCTAGACGAGGACGATCTCCTCCAGATGGCTCTAAAGGAGCAAGCCCAGCGCGATGTGAATTACAAAAAGCCACCCTCCAGCAACTCCCGCACTGCCCCCGTCGCCAATTACGTTCAGCAGCCGCAGCCTCCTCCGTCCCAGCAGCCACGAAAAGCCGCGGCTTCTCCGAGCCCCAAAAACAACACCACTACCAGAAGCAACGCCAACAACCCGAAGCGGCGGGTGGTGGACGACGACGAGGAGTCCGATGTGGACATGCTCAGCATCTCCAGCGGCGATGAAGACTCCACCGCCAGGGATCAGCAGCGTGTCCGCTTCCGAGGCGGCGGTGCTGCTTCTGCTGCTACCGCCAGAGCTGGAGCCCGGGACGACGATGACCCTTGGGACGGCGGTGAGCCTGGCTGCTGGAAGCACGTCGACGAGGCTGAg CTTGCTCGTAGGGTTCGTGAAATGCGAGAGACGAGAACAGCACCGGTGGCCCAAAAGGTTGAGCGCAAAGTGTCGTCGGCAGGCTTGGTACGAAAGGGCCTTAACAATTTACAGTCCTTCCCTCGGGGCATGGAATGTATTGATCCCCTAGGCTTGGG GATCATAGACAACAAAACCTTAAGATTGATAACTGAATCCTCAGACTATTCGCCATCCAAGGACGACAAATTGGATAATAACCTTCGGG AGAAGttgttatatttttctgaGAAATTTGATGCCAAGCTCTTTATATCGCGGATTCACCAAGACACTGCTGCAGCAGAGTTGGAGGCTGGTGCTTTGGCTCTAAAAAGTGATCTTAAAGGACGAACTCTGCAGAGAAAACAATTGGTCAAAGACAATTTTGACTGCTTTGTCTCTTGCAAAACAACAATTGATG ATATTGAGTCAAAGTTGAAACGGATTGAAGAAGACCCTGAAGGTTCAGGCACTTCTCATTTGTTTAATTGTATGCAAGGAGTGAGTTCGTTGGCTAATCGGGCATTCCAGCCTCTATTTGAGAGACAG GCTCAAGCTGAGAAGATCAGGTCCGTCCAAGGAATGCTACAGAGGTTCCGGACATTGTTCAACTTGCCCAGTACAATTCGTGGTAGCATAAGCAAGGGAGAATATGACTTGGCAGTTAGGGAGTACAAGAAGGCCAAGTCGATTGCTCTGCCTTCTCAT GTGGGCATACTGAAACGTGTTCTCGAAGAGGTTGAGAAAGTGATGCATGAGTTTAAAGGCATGCTTTACAAGTCTATGGAAGATCCACAAATAGATTTAACAAAT GTTGAAAACACAGTGAGGCTGTTATTGGAGCTGGAGCCTGAGTCAGACCCGGTTTGGCACTATTTAAATATACAG AATAACAGAATTCGAGGTTTGCTTGAGAAATGCACGTTAGATCATGAAACTAGGATGGAGACTTTACATAATGAGTTACGTGAAAGGGCTGTGTCTGATGCACGATGGAGGCAGATTCAAGGAGATATAAATCAATCT TCAGATGTCAACTATTCTCTTACTCTTGGCGACAACCACCTTCCAGTAGATTCTCTTCCAGTAGACTTGACAGGTGAAGAAGTTGATGCTCTTAGAGGGAGGTATATTCGCAGATTAACTGCTGTACTGATTTATCACATACCAGCTTTCTGGAAAGTAGCACTTTCTGTTTTCAGTGGGAAATTCGCAAAG TCGTCCCAAGTTTCTACTGAATCAAATGCTAGCACTCCAGCAAATAAAACGGATGAAAAAGTTGGAGATGGGAAGTACTCAACTCATTCTCTAGATGAAGTTGTTGGAATGATACAAATTACATTAACTGCGTATGCAGATAAG GTTCGTACTACATTTCATGATCTTGAGGAATCAAATATTCTGCAACCATATATGAGCGATGCCATAACAGAAATATCTAAAGCATGCGAAGCTTTTCAAGCGAAGGAATCAGCTCCTTCGATTGCTG TAACTGCAATTCGAACACTTCAGTCGGAGATTACAAAGATTTACATCCTAAGGCTTTGCTCATGGATGCGGGCATCAACTGCTGATATCTCAAAAGATGAGACATGGGTTCCAGTATCAGTTCTTGAAAGGAATAAATCTCCCTACACAATCTCTTTCTTGCCTTTAGCATTCCGCAATGTTATGACGTCAGCAATGGATCAGATCAAGTT gatGGTTCAGTCTTTAAGAAGTGAGGCAACGAGGTCAGAGGAAGTGTATAAGCAACTCCAAGAAATTCAAGACTCTGTCAGACTTGCATTTTTGAACTGTATTCTTGATTTTGCAG GTCATCTAGAGCGTATTGGAAGTGGGCTTGCCCAAAACAAATCAAGCAAAGGAAGTTCACTTGTACACAATGGTTATTCTCCTAACCTAGAAGAAAAGCTAATGTCTGATCTCCCAGGAAGTTTTGGTCCACATCAACAGTTGTTGATAGTGTTGAGTAATGTTGGCTATTGCAAAGAAGAACTTTCTTATGAGTTGTACAACAATTACAAGCATATCTGGCTACAGTCTAG ggaaagagaggaagatgatAGTGATATACAAGACTTGGTGATGTCTTTTTCTGTGCTTGAAGAGAAGGTCCTGGAGCAATATACTTTTGCTAAG GCAAATTTGATCAGAACTGCTGCCTTCAACTATTTGTTGGATTCTGGTGTACAATGGGGAGCAGCACCTGCTTTAAAA GGTGTGCGTGATGCTGCTGTGGAGTTACTGCACACTTTGGTAGCTGTGCATGCAGAG GTATTTTCTGGTGCTAAGCCCCTGTTGGACAAGACACTTGGCATTCTGGTGGAAGGTCTAATTGATACTTTTATCAGCTTGTTTCATGAAAATCAAGCGAAAGAGCTTAGATCACTTGATGCAAATGGTTTCTGTCAGCTAATGCTTGAG CTTGAGTACTTCGAGACTATATTGAATCCATATTTTACTTCGGCTGCAAGGGAGTCTCTGAAGTCGTTACAAGGGATACTTCTGGATAAAGCCACTGAGAGTGTGACAGAAAATGTGGAGAATCCAGGGCATAACCGACGAGCAACACGCGGAAGTGAAGATGCGGTTTCAGATGATAGACAGCAGGGGACAAGTGTGTCACCAGATGACCTGATT GCCCTTGCTCAGCAGTATAGCTCTGAGTTACTTCAAGCAGAGCTCGAGAGGACTCAAATCAACACAGCATGTTTTGTGGAGTCAATTCCATTAGACTCAGTACCCGAATCAGCTAAGCGCGCTTATGCTTCATTTAGGGGCTCACTAGATTCACCCAGCAGAAACTACAAAGGCAACACAGGATCCCCAAGCTACTCCCGGAATAGGCGTCGATGA